A part of Aspergillus oryzae RIB40 DNA, chromosome 7 genomic DNA contains:
- a CDS encoding glucose-6-phosphate isomerase (glucose-6-phosphate isomerase) produces the protein MPAFSQATDLSAWKELQEHHTAVGRNIVLKEAFEKDPQRFEKFSRTFKNTVDNSDILFDFSKNFLTEETLSLLVKLAKEANVEELRDAMFKGEHINFTEDRAVYHAALRNVSNEPMQVDGKSVVEDVNSVLEHMKEFSEQVRSGEWKGYTDKKIDTIINIGIGGSDLGPVMVTEALKPYGAPGMKLHFVSNIDGTHIAEALKDSNPETTLFLIASKTFTTAETTTNANSAKKWFLETAKDESHIAKHFVALSTNEAEVTKFGIDKKNMFGFESWVGGRYSVWSAIGLSVALYIGYDNFHQFLAGAQAMDKHFREAPLEQNIPAIGGLLSVWYSDFFGAQTHLVAPFDQYLHRFPAYLQQLSMESNGKAITRSGEYVKYTTGPILFGEPATNAQHSFFQLLHQGTKLIPSDFIMAAESHNPVEGGKHQRMLASNFLAQSEALMVGKTPEQVKTEGAPDNLVPHKTFLGNRPTTSILAQKITPSTLGALIAYYEHLTFTEGAVWNINSFDQWGVELGKVLAKKIQQELETSGAGAGHDASTSGLLAAFKQKANLA, from the exons ATGCCGGCTTTCTCGCAGGCTACCGATCTCTCCGCCTGGAAGGAGCTCCAGGAGCACCACACCGCTGTCGGTCGTAACATTGTCCTGAAGGAGGCCTTCGAAAAGGACCCTCAGCGCTTCGAGAAGTTCAGCCGTACCTTCAAGAACACTGTGGACAACTCGGACATCCTCTTCGATTTCTCTAAGAACTTCCTCACCGAGGAAACCCTCTCCCTTCTGGTCAAGCTGGCCAAGGAGGCCAATGTTGAGGAGCTCCGCGATGCTATGTTCAAGGGTGAGCACATCAACTTCACTGAGGATCGTGCTGTTTACCACGCTGCTCTCCGCAATGTCTCCAACGAGCCTATGCAGGTCGATGGCAAGAGCGTTGTCGAGGATGTGAACTCCGTCCTGGAGCACATGAAGGAGTTCTCCGAACAGGTCCGCAGTGGTGAGTGGAAGGGTTACACTGACAAGAAGATTGACACCATTATCAACATTGGTATCGGTGGTTCTGATCT TGGTCCGGTTATGGTCACCGAGGCCCTGAAGCCATACGGTGCTCCCGGCATGAAGCTGCACTTTGTCTCCAACATTGATGGAACTCACATTGCCGAGGCCCTCAAGGACTCCAACCCTGAAACCACCCTCTTCCTGATCGCTTCCAAGACCTTCACTACCGCAGAGACTACTACCAACGCGAATAGCGCTAAGAAGTGGTTCCTCGAGACTGCCAAGGATGAATCTCATATCGCCAAGCACTTCGTTGCTCTGTCCACCAACGAGGCCGAGGTCACCAAGTTTGGCATTGACAAGAAGAATATGTTCGGCTTCGAATCCTGGGTGGGTGGTCGCTACTCCGTCTGGAGTGCTATCGGTCTCTCCGTCGCCCTCTACATCGGTTACGATAACTTCCACCAGTTCTTGGCTGGTGCCCAAGCCATGGACAAGCACTTCCGCGAAGCTCCCTTGGAGCAGAACATTCCCGCCATTGGCGGTTTGCTGAGTGTGTGGTACAGCGACTTCTTCGGTGCCCAGACTCACCTGGTTGCGCCTTTCGATCAGTACCTGCACCGATTCCCCGCCTACCTGCAGCAGCTGTCCATGGAGAGCAACGGCAAGGCTATTACCCGCTCTGGTGAATACGTCAAGTACACCACCGGCCCCATCCTGTTTGGCGAGCCTGCCACCAATGCCCAGCACAGCTTCTTCCAATTGCTCCACCAGGGCACCAAGCTTATCCCGTCGGATTTCATCATGGCTGCCGAGTCCCACAACCCTGTCGAGGGTGGCAAGCACCAGCGCATGCTCGCATCCAACTTCCTTGCTCAGTCTGAGGCCTTGATGGTCGGTAAGACCCCCGAGCAGGTCAAGACTGAAGGTGCCCCCGACAACTTGGTCCCCCACAAGACCTTCCTTGGAAACCGCCCCACTACTTCTATTCTGGCTCAGAAGATCACTCCCTCCACTCTCGGAGCTTTGATCGCGTATTACGAGCACCTCACCTTCACTGAGGGTGCTGTCTGGAACATCAACTCCTTCGACCAGTGGGGTGTGGAGTTGGGCAAGGTTCTtgccaagaagatccagcaGGAGCTGGAGACCTctggcgctggcgctggTCACGATGCTTCAACCAGCGGTCTGCTGGCCGCCTTCAAGCAGAAGGCCAATCTGGCATAG
- a CDS encoding uncharacterized protein (predicted protein) has protein sequence MPFVKSGLVQLFNAISYYGLMSSFAVQVAAGGNSASASQVIPNMVWRRLFCVLVRYDLSIDANAFSDFSDSGEHITDSLGKLQYIPFPTCKETSLPLALRYGVTETVNCTIDRVSDELYHLLEYYVHSDVPMNCRVPTAPLLPPTSSDSDDKAHEGEAVGTELSALSEEGPPYTPITFALQGTLQRSHLHIWTDMNVLMHNIVSTPKKNKRKTKKVAPGYAVAGTAYSVPEFELSVLNSKKKVSDEEKEAAAVAEAAREPWTAGHGTKVIREQPLTFTFHVSWVEGGGGIGWPSRGSAASELTGGTGFFSKLFFFVLAASLGAAMALYWERARRRGWRGDGILGVPSRGKGSVGVVYGNGGKSNGYGGYSASNVSMTGNGGGYGYGGFSAGKKD, from the exons ATGCCATTCGTAAAGAGTGGACTTGTGCAATTGTTCAATGCGATCTCCTATTATGGACTGATGTCATCTTTTGCGGTGCAGGTTGCTGCGGGAGGCAACTCGGCGAGTGCCTCTCAGG TAATTCCGAACATGGTGTGGAGGAGACTCTTTTGTGTTTTGGTACGATATGACTTGTCGATAGATGCTAACGCTTTCTCCGATTTTAGTGACTCCGGCGAACAT ATCACCGACAGTCTCGGCAAACTCCAATACATTCCATTCCCAACCTGCAAGGAGacctccctccccctcgCCCTTCGCTACGGTGTTACGGAGACAGTCAATTGCACCATTGACAGAGTTTCTGATGAACTTTACCACCTCCTCGAGTACTATGTCCACTCTGATGTGCCGATGAACTGCCGTGTGCCAACAGCGCCCCTTCTGCCGCCCACATCTTCAGATTCGGATGACAAGGCACATGAAGGCGAGGCCGTAGGCACCGAGCTTTCTGCTCTGAGTGAGGAAGGACCTCCTTATACTCCAATCACCTTTGCGCTGCAGGGGACGTTGCAGCGcagtcatcttcatatctGGACAGATATGAATGTACTCATGCACAACATCGTCTCGAcgccaaagaaaaataaacggaagaccaagaaagtgGCGCCGGGATATGCTGTGGCCGGTACTGCATACTCGGTTCCTGAATTCGAATTATCCGTTctcaacagcaagaagaaggtttccgatgaagagaaggaggcagcTGCCGTGGCTGAGGCTGCCCGTGAGCCTTGGACAGCGGGGCATGGCACGAAGGTTATTCGTGAGCAGCCTCTCACCTTCACTTTCCATGTGAGTTGGGttgaaggtggaggaggcatcGGATGGCCATCCCGGGGGTCTGCTGCTAGTGAGTTGACGGGGGGAACAGGTTTCTTCTCGAAactgttcttcttcgttctgGCTGCATCATTGGGAGCAGCCATGGCCTTGTATTGGGAACGGGCTCGGCGACGGGGCTGGCGAGGCGATGGGATCCTCGGTGTACCTTCTCGGGGAAAGGGGTCGGTTGGAGTTGTATATGGTAATGGCGGAAAATCCAATGGTTATGGGGGTTATTCCGCTAGCAACGTCTCAATGACGGGGAACGGAGGAGGGTATGGGTACGGAGGGTTCTCGGCTGGGAAGAAAGATTAG
- a CDS encoding uncharacterized protein (predicted protein) has translation MYNPYQAPGLYGRPPDFGAYPGAPPGMAPPPGMSAPGTTPPPGMQQANAQQPGRPAGFPANFQPPPNMPNINFSAPVIRLGTSGPSKSATPDTNKEREAPGRRAGLGSSNLETQRQNVRDAMMQLQPPTRDEIVRTLFVGGITEGVGGDEGIEKILRSAGNLRRWIRATDADEKPCKFGFAEYEDPESLGTAVEVLKDVEVPLKRQTPSEGGDKEDNEIEKSQLLVVVDEGSLDYLEQYEASRGEVDPAERQSRLDAARSTLSSVLSELFHPSSPTQKEDVSAIDREGDTAMKDAEGQDGASAEVVTIPITVEDELSDIPPEMRETVAKEIAAFRERSNRRDIERLKREEEIESMERARNSGSRISRLASPPPTAPSGPAAGANGIPLGPRDRSMPNAPSGPKGFGVQIPKDYQKGVAFVNGGSVNGAPFYIDREDEDSDASDEELERRRQERKDAEAEKQFLDQERRWLNRERSRTAALEREKKRDKEEEAKLQEVREEADKHFGEWNDDAEASRKAHDYYADRGAWLRSRAAFRAREVSMDEADRAAEERERARSVQQREQARGMADDFLARQAEELETRTQAPREPQRFKLSLGAAAQKAQAATSRRTVAEVEGLLEDEEEPEATARRPLIPIKFDSAAEAAGLSEEERAQAARQLAAEIPTEKEGLWNWEVKWEFVDENVVSEQLKPFVEKKIVEYLGVQEQMLVDVVEEHVRKHGPPQELVEQLEEALDEEAEVLVRKLWRMIIFFSESEKRGLSG, from the exons ATGTATAATCCTTACCAAG CTCCAGGTCTTTATGGAAGGCCGCCTGACTTCGGGGCCTACCCGGGAGCTCCTCCCGGCATGG CCCCCCCTCCCGGAATGTCTGCCCCCGGAACTACTCCGCCGCCTGGGATGCAGCAAGCGAACGCCCAACAGCCAGGCCGGCCTGCGGGCTTCCCTGCGAACTTCCAACCGCCCCCAAATATGCCCAACATCAACTTCTCCGCGCCTGTGATTCGCCTGGGAACGTCGGGACCGTCGAAGTCAGCTACCCCCGATACCAACAAGGAACGCGAAGCCCCAGGAAGACGTGCCGGGTTGGGATCGTCGAATCTGGAAACCCAGCGCCAGAATGTGCGAGATGCGAtgatgcagctgcagccgCCTACCAGGGATGAGATCGTTCGGACGCTCTTTGTCGGTGGGATTACTGAGGGTGTTGGTGGCGATGAGGGTATTGAGAAGATTCTGCGGTCTGCTGGGAATCTTAGGCGCTGGATCCGTGCTACGGATGCGGATGAAAAACCGTGCAAGTTCGGTTTCGCTGAGTACGAGGACCCCGAGAGTCTGGGAACAGCTGTGGAAGTGCTAAAGGACGTCGAAGTGCCTTTGAAGAGACAGACGCCGTCGGAGGGCGgtgacaaggaagataatgagattgagaagagCCAACTACTG GTTGTCGTTGACGAGGGCTCTCTGGATTATCTAGAGCAATATGAGGCTAGCAGAGGCGAGGTGGACCCCGCGGAGCGGCAATCCCGCCTAGATGCTGCGCGCTCGACCCTGTCTAGCGTCCTTTCAGAGTTGTTTCACCCGTCATCACCCACTCAGAAAGAGGATGTTTCAGCGATTGATCGTGAAGGGGATACTGCGatgaaggatgcagaggGCCAAGATGGTGCATCGGCTGAAGTCGTCACTATCCCCATCACCGTCGAGGATGAGCTATCTGATATTCCTCCGGAAATGAGGGAAACCGTTGCTAAGGAGATCGCAGCTTTCCGTGAGAGAAGCAACCGTAGGGATATAGAGCGtctgaagagagaggaagagatcgagtCTATGGAAAGAGCACGCAACTCAGGTTCTCGCATCAGCCGCCTAGCCTCCCCTCCGCCTACAGCTCCAAGCGGACCCGCTGCCGGAGCAAACGGGATCCCTCTTGGTCCTCGGGACCGCAGCATGCCGAATGCGCCATCTGGTCCGAAGGGCTTTGGCGTGCAGATCCCGAAAGATTACCAGAAGGGTGTGGCATTTGTGAACGGCGGTTCGGTGAATGGCGCCCCCTTTTACATTGAtcgtgaagatgaagactcCGATGCGAGCGATGAAGAGCTGGAACGTCGCCGCcaagagaggaaggatgCTGAAGCAGAGAAACAATTCCTCGATCAAGAGCGACGCTGGCTCAATCGCGAACGGAGCAGGACTGCAGCTTTAgagcgagagaagaagcgtgataaggaggaagaagccaaacTGCAGGAAGTGCGCGAAGAGGCTGATAAGCATTTCGGGGAGTGGAACGATGATGCGGAGGCCAGTCGCAAGGCCCATGACTACTACGCCGATAGGGGAGCGTGGTTGCGTAGTCGCGCAGCTTTCCGAGCACGTGAGGTTAGTATGGATGAGGCTGACCGTGCTGCCGAAGAGCGGGAGCGGGCTCGCTCTGTCCAACAGCGGGAACAGGCACGTGGTATGGCAGACGACTTCCTTGCTCGACAGGCGGAGGAATTGGAGACCCGGACTCAGGCCCCCAGAGAACCCCAGcgcttcaagctctcccTTGGAGCTGCGGCACAGAAGGCTCAGGCTGCAACCAGCCGCCGTACTGTTGCCGAAGTCGAAGGATtgctggaagacgaagaagagccgGAAGCAACGGCAAGACGCCCTCTTATCCCGATCAAGTTCGACAGCGCTGCGGAGGCTGCCGGACTCAGCGAGGAGGAGCGGGCGCAAGCTGCCCGACAACTGGCCGCCGAAATCCCCACCGAGAAGGAAGGATTGTGGAACTGGGAAGTCAAGTGGGAGTTCGTGGACGAAAATGTGGTCAGCGAACAACTCAAGCCCttcgtggagaagaagattgtcgAATACCTGGGTGTTCAGGAACAGATGTTGgtggatgtggtggaagagcATGTTCGAAAGCATGGACCTCCCCAAGAACTGGTGGAGCAGCTGGAGGAG GCTCTCGACGAGGAGGCAGAAGTTTTGGTGCGGAAGCTGTGGCGAAtgattatcttcttctccgaaAGCGAGAAGAGAGGCTTGTCTGGTTAG
- a CDS encoding general stress protein (predicted protein) yields MAHNPNPGNFANRPHDEVEDIARKGGQSSHQGGFASTDEDKQRDIASKGGHASSGSFRPGDPRAREAGHKGGLASGGSFEPGDERAREAGHKGGKATGHPEE; encoded by the exons ATGGCCCACAACCCGAACCCCGGAAACTTCGCCAACCGCCCCCATGACGAGGTCGAAGACATCGCCCGCAAGGGAGGCCAATCGAGCCACCAAGGTGGTTTCGCCAGCACGGACGAGGATAAGCAG AGAGACATCGCCTCGAAGGGCGGTCACGCTTCGTCAGGCAGCTTCCGTCCTGGAGACCCTCGGGCTAGGGAGGCTGGTCACAAGGGTGGACTTGCCTCTGGTGGAAGCTTCGAGCCTGGGGATGAGAGAGCTAGGGAGGCTGGCCACAAGGGTGGAAAGGCTACTGGACACCCGGAGGAGTAA